CCCTCCCGCTCGAGGGCCGCCAGCACGGGGTCATGAAGGTGGCCGTTGGTCGCTACCACGCCCGTATTGGTTTTCAGGAAGGCCCCGTAGCCGAAGTCGAGTGCGTTGCCGAACACATCGGTGACCCGCCCACCACTCTCCGAAACGACCAGGGACCCCGCCGCGTGGTCCCAGATACGCTCTGTATACGCCTTGCGCACCGGCAGTCGCATGTACATGTCCGCCTGCCCGCGGGCTACCAGGGCGTATTTGGCCTGGCTATCCATGCGCACAGGTGGCCTGGAAATACCCAACGTCGCCTGGACCCGCGCCGAGTCGGTGTGCGAGCTGTGACCCGATTCCACCGACTCCGCCAATCGCGCTTCGCGGGGAGTTCGCGCCTCGGTGACGGAAATCCGACGGGCGCGGGACAGGTCGCCGAGTGGAGCCTCCCAGGTCCCGGCCCCTGACACCGCCCACTGGACCACCCCGGCCCCGTCAGCCCCGGGGAGAGCAGGACAGGCCAGGGCCGCGACCACGGGTCGATTGCCTTCGATGAGGGCCAGTGCCACGGCGTACTGGTCGCCCCGCAGGAACCCCTTGGTCCCGTCGATGGGATCCAGCGTCCAGAACCGCGGCCGGGCCTCCTGCAGTGCTCCCCGATCGATCCAGTGCAGCACGGATTCGGCCGTCGCGTCCGCGACGACTCCGCGCACGAAGTGCGTGACACGCTCTAGCACCGCCTGGTGGCCGTCCCTGCGCAGGGCGTCGGCGGATTCCTCTGCGATCACCGGGTCATCCGGAAGAGCGACCTCCAGCGTCCGACACACCACGGCCTGACTTCCGAAGTCCGCAATCGTTACCGGGCTCCGGTCACCTTTCTCCAGTGTGTCTGGCCTGGTGGAGGCCCGAACGGCCTCTGTCAGTGCTGCTGCCGCCTGGACGGCGGCGAGCGCGGCCTTCAGTTCCTCGGCGTGGTGGCCGGGATCAAGAGGATTCAATGTCGGGATACTCGGGGAATTGAGGCACGAACGCGTACCGGTCGCCGACACGCTCCGCACAGTACAGGGACATACCGTTCGTCACGGCAATGTAACGCGGCTTCAATTCCCGGGCATAGCGTGCGACCTGGTCGAGGGAGGACTGTGCAAGCCTCACGTCGGGCGCCTTGCACTCCACCACCATCCATCTGGAGCCGTCCCGGGCATACACGGTGACGTCTGTGCGCCGCGCGCCGGCATGCGAATGATGCGCCTTCTCAACCGACA
The sequence above is a segment of the Rhodothermales bacterium genome. Coding sequences within it:
- a CDS encoding type I restriction enzyme HsdR N-terminal domain-containing protein — encoded protein: MSNRPALRLEQPELRIRDGRVLDLVRRRWVVLTPEEWVRQHTMHFLLQRARAPHGLLSVEKAHHSHAGARRTDVTVYARDGSRWMVVECKAPDVRLAQSSLDQVARYARELKPRYIAVTNGMSLYCAERVGDRYAFVPQFPEYPDIESS
- a CDS encoding 3'(2'),5'-bisphosphate nucleotidase is translated as MNPLDPGHHAEELKAALAAVQAAAALTEAVRASTRPDTLEKGDRSPVTIADFGSQAVVCRTLEVALPDDPVIAEESADALRRDGHQAVLERVTHFVRGVVADATAESVLHWIDRGALQEARPRFWTLDPIDGTKGFLRGDQYAVALALIEGNRPVVAALACPALPGADGAGVVQWAVSGAGTWEAPLGDLSRARRISVTEARTPREARLAESVESGHSSHTDSARVQATLGISRPPVRMDSQAKYALVARGQADMYMRLPVRKAYTERIWDHAAGSLVVSESGGRVTDVFGNALDFGYGAFLKTNTGVVATNGHLHDPVLAALEREGIGLKPVP